A region from the uncultured Draconibacterium sp. genome encodes:
- a CDS encoding alpha-L-fucosidase, with protein MLLLIAILVNGCQSSTQQENDIRFEANWESLKEYKIPEWFADAKFGIFIHWGVYSVPAYASEWYPRNMYQDSVLWHQTDPEKSKPGTNSVYTHHVETYGHPSEFGYKDFIPMFKAEKFDADQWIQLFKKAGAKYVIPVAEHHDAFAMYKSNVTRWNSVEMGPKRDIVGELQQASKKEGMHFGVSSHFAFNWDYFNKEERFDTWNPEYEDLYGPKHERYAPVSKEFMDLWWRRTTDIIDSYQPEILWFDFYIDRKEFAPYHPKLAAYYYNKGLETGQEVVLQTKNMYFESFPAGTNVLDIERGKLSDIRSAVWQTDTSIGKNSWCHTEGWQSKTANSLIDDLIDIVSKNGTMLLNVGPKADGTIPQDQVNVLLEMGKWLDANGEAIYGTRPWDKFGEGPTIVKQGHHSEGNNKAFTAEDIRFTKKDKTLYAITLDVPEDGKVLIRSLANHPKINANTVKSVAFLGEDAVESWNFTGQGLLVETQTGLSAENALAIKIEVDTNL; from the coding sequence ATGTTGCTTTTGATAGCTATTCTTGTAAACGGCTGTCAATCGTCAACACAACAAGAAAATGATATCCGGTTTGAAGCAAACTGGGAGTCACTCAAAGAATATAAAATTCCGGAGTGGTTTGCTGATGCTAAATTCGGAATCTTTATCCATTGGGGGGTTTATTCTGTTCCTGCCTATGCTTCAGAATGGTATCCCCGAAATATGTATCAGGATTCTGTGCTCTGGCATCAAACCGATCCGGAGAAATCAAAACCCGGTACCAATTCAGTTTATACACACCATGTTGAAACATACGGGCATCCATCAGAATTTGGCTACAAAGATTTTATCCCGATGTTTAAAGCCGAAAAATTTGATGCTGACCAGTGGATTCAATTATTTAAAAAAGCCGGGGCAAAATATGTAATTCCGGTAGCCGAACACCACGATGCTTTTGCCATGTACAAATCCAATGTCACCCGTTGGAATTCGGTAGAAATGGGACCAAAGCGCGATATTGTTGGCGAACTGCAACAAGCTTCTAAAAAGGAAGGTATGCATTTTGGCGTTTCATCGCACTTTGCATTTAACTGGGACTATTTTAACAAAGAAGAACGTTTTGATACCTGGAACCCGGAATACGAAGATTTATACGGGCCAAAACACGAACGATATGCACCGGTTAGTAAAGAGTTTATGGATTTGTGGTGGCGTAGAACAACTGATATAATAGATTCGTACCAACCCGAAATTTTATGGTTCGATTTTTACATCGACCGTAAAGAGTTTGCTCCGTATCACCCAAAACTTGCCGCTTATTATTACAATAAAGGCTTAGAAACCGGGCAGGAGGTTGTACTGCAAACTAAAAATATGTACTTCGAATCTTTTCCGGCAGGTACAAATGTGCTGGATATTGAACGCGGAAAACTTTCGGACATCCGAAGCGCCGTTTGGCAAACCGATACTTCAATTGGTAAAAATTCGTGGTGCCATACCGAAGGTTGGCAAAGTAAAACAGCCAATTCGCTCATCGATGATTTGATTGATATTGTTAGTAAAAACGGTACCATGTTGTTAAATGTAGGTCCAAAAGCTGATGGTACTATCCCGCAAGACCAGGTAAATGTTTTGCTTGAAATGGGAAAATGGCTCGATGCAAATGGCGAAGCAATTTATGGCACCCGCCCATGGGATAAATTTGGCGAAGGCCCTACCATTGTAAAGCAAGGGCATCATTCTGAAGGTAATAACAAAGCTTTTACTGCTGAAGATATTCGTTTCACAAAAAAAGATAAAACATTATATGCTATTACCCTTGATGTGCCTGAAGATGGAAAGGTACTGATTCGTTCGCTGGCAAATCATCCGAAAATAAATGCAAATACTGTTAAATCGGTAGCGTTTTTAGGTGAGGATGCTGTGGAAAGTTGGAATTTTACCGGGCAAGGACTGCTTGTTGAAACACAAACAGGCCTGAGCGCCGAAAATGCATTAGCCATTAAAATTGAAGTAGATACGAACTTATAA
- a CDS encoding carboxypeptidase-like regulatory domain-containing protein, with translation MRLILLSFIALCFCISVTAQERNISGKITAFNTYELSGVKITARKAKTEVLTNEQGNFQIKCKKNDALKIQADGFQTQVIKLSDDNVLKINLIYLNSGPAFKSAVEAKHITENDLEYAVENLMQENNDYSRYQNIFELIQAISPLAKVVNSDGFNRIYLTSQGPNTLAAGAHALLVLDGMITENISSVQPVQVASIKVITGADASMYGTRGGNGVIEIELKH, from the coding sequence ATGAGACTTATTTTATTATCCTTTATCGCTTTATGTTTTTGCATTTCGGTAACCGCCCAGGAACGAAATATCTCGGGGAAAATTACAGCTTTTAATACCTACGAGTTAAGTGGTGTAAAAATAACTGCCCGTAAAGCTAAAACAGAAGTACTCACCAACGAGCAGGGTAACTTTCAAATAAAATGCAAAAAAAACGATGCACTTAAAATTCAGGCTGATGGCTTTCAAACGCAGGTAATTAAATTAAGCGATGACAACGTTTTGAAAATTAACCTGATTTATCTAAACTCTGGTCCGGCTTTTAAAAGTGCGGTAGAAGCCAAACATATTACCGAAAACGATTTAGAATATGCCGTTGAAAACCTGATGCAGGAAAACAACGATTACTCGCGTTACCAAAATATATTTGAATTAATACAAGCCATATCGCCATTGGCCAAAGTGGTAAACAGCGATGGTTTTAATCGTATTTATTTAACCTCGCAAGGCCCAAATACCTTGGCGGCCGGAGCACATGCGCTACTCGTTCTCGACGGAATGATTACCGAAAACATTTCATCTGTTCAGCCGGTTCAGGTTGCATCCATTAAAGTTATAACCGGAGCCGATGCATCAATGTACGGAACACGCGGCGGTAACGGTGTAATCGAAATTGAATTAAAACACTAA
- a CDS encoding T9SS type A sorting domain-containing protein, with product MFKKNSEPLIFILLFLGFINPVTAQQNIKVDVSPTVKKYIKGHSELQREKYFNLAARSGELDKNLNPEQFNRYMHDLDMTVGRKLFVVYSESRWGNGYREDATRPGFMDTTYFVSQKAPNDNGLEEYINLWGENEKVAAHDGHNAYPDFIDKYIKDGSTESFPENADAAAEIAAYTLKYAYSDFQRPKYFELVNEPDWRVWSDQRFIDWHTKTHQKFKAMSIPTEVGGPCFSVGYFYKNDFDAMKSIRDFMDATNFQLDFYSFHIYDYMKWSDDANDFVGRVSSGLPEEAVFDALAAHSKNKYGQEFTYVSSEHGGYVSDKTNLETAQNALADQYFPGSGFLHEMEKRSISNFIMVNSAITNTLVFMNHPHVVKKSVPFILLESAGWDPKYYSSLLVKENFDKNSNVWHEAKLGYFYEFFKDVKGHRVHSVCNDNDIQQISLVDGNRLIMIFHNQSNTGGLLDLNVKIWDNNIQQVTTRRLGRQNDFRPYFSEETSSSLSDFSIDGQESVVVFVDYEKAVEQRSEIEVIPYYSSEVATQFTGAKEFTVAVENPTTVQSAELRIGLARDASESKEMLVELNGTTLNLPVEDCAGRLTNENEYGSMRSIEIDPALLKTNNAVKISFTDGKQGGIGAVVIRAATLKSGIPLSAKTIQKGTFKLFPNPAQEQLTIESGDSGKVSIVTMDGRAIKVQQLFKGQNQLDLRGFKNGSYIAHAQFENDSISERFNVIN from the coding sequence ATGTTCAAAAAAAATAGTGAACCTCTAATTTTTATCCTTTTGTTCCTTGGTTTTATTAACCCTGTAACTGCACAGCAAAACATTAAAGTCGATGTTTCGCCAACAGTAAAAAAATACATTAAGGGACACTCTGAATTACAACGCGAAAAATATTTTAACCTGGCTGCCCGCTCGGGCGAACTCGATAAAAACCTCAACCCGGAACAGTTTAATAGGTATATGCACGATTTGGATATGACGGTTGGCCGAAAACTCTTTGTGGTTTATTCCGAAAGCCGCTGGGGAAATGGTTACCGCGAAGATGCCACCCGCCCGGGTTTTATGGATACCACTTATTTTGTTAGCCAAAAAGCCCCCAACGACAACGGATTGGAAGAATACATTAACCTTTGGGGCGAAAACGAGAAAGTGGCTGCCCACGACGGCCATAATGCTTACCCCGATTTTATTGACAAATACATTAAAGACGGCAGTACCGAAAGTTTCCCGGAGAATGCTGACGCCGCAGCAGAAATTGCTGCTTATACCTTAAAATATGCTTATTCCGATTTTCAGCGCCCAAAATATTTCGAGTTGGTAAACGAACCCGATTGGCGGGTTTGGAGCGACCAGCGTTTTATCGACTGGCACACCAAAACGCATCAGAAATTCAAAGCTATGAGCATTCCAACCGAAGTTGGAGGGCCTTGTTTTTCAGTGGGATATTTCTATAAAAATGACTTTGATGCCATGAAATCCATACGAGATTTTATGGATGCTACCAATTTTCAACTCGATTTCTATTCCTTTCACATATACGATTATATGAAGTGGAGCGACGATGCAAATGATTTTGTGGGTCGTGTTTCGTCGGGACTGCCCGAAGAGGCTGTTTTTGATGCCCTGGCAGCGCACTCTAAAAATAAATACGGACAGGAATTTACCTATGTGAGCAGCGAGCATGGTGGTTACGTTAGCGATAAAACCAACCTTGAAACTGCCCAGAATGCCCTCGCCGACCAGTATTTTCCAGGAAGTGGCTTTTTACACGAAATGGAAAAACGATCCATCTCAAATTTTATAATGGTAAACAGTGCCATTACCAATACCCTGGTTTTTATGAACCATCCACACGTGGTTAAAAAATCGGTGCCGTTTATTTTACTCGAGTCTGCCGGCTGGGATCCGAAATATTATTCGAGCCTTTTGGTGAAAGAGAACTTTGATAAAAACAGCAATGTGTGGCACGAAGCCAAATTGGGGTATTTCTATGAGTTTTTTAAAGATGTAAAAGGGCATCGGGTGCATTCGGTTTGCAACGATAACGATATTCAGCAAATTTCGCTGGTCGACGGTAATCGCCTGATTATGATTTTTCATAACCAAAGTAATACCGGTGGTTTACTTGATTTAAATGTGAAAATTTGGGACAATAACATTCAACAGGTTACAACCCGAAGGTTGGGCCGCCAAAACGATTTTAGACCCTATTTTTCGGAAGAAACAAGTTCGTCGCTTTCTGATTTTTCAATTGACGGACAAGAGTCGGTTGTGGTGTTTGTAGACTATGAAAAAGCGGTGGAGCAGCGCAGCGAAATAGAGGTAATTCCTTATTACAGCTCAGAAGTTGCCACACAGTTTACAGGCGCTAAAGAGTTTACCGTTGCGGTTGAAAATCCAACAACAGTGCAAAGTGCCGAACTGCGAATTGGCTTGGCACGTGATGCTTCTGAAAGTAAAGAAATGCTGGTTGAGTTAAACGGAACCACGCTTAATTTACCGGTTGAAGATTGTGCCGGTCGTTTAACCAACGAAAACGAATATGGCTCTATGCGTTCGATTGAGATTGACCCGGCGCTTTTGAAAACCAACAATGCCGTAAAAATTTCTTTTACCGATGGAAAACAAGGGGGAATTGGTGCGGTTGTAATTCGTGCGGCTACCTTAAAAAGTGGCATACCCTTGTCGGCAAAAACCATTCAAAAAGGAACTTTTAAATTATTCCCCAATCCGGCTCAAGAGCAACTTACTATCGAATCGGGAGATAGCGGCAAGGTTTCAATCGTAACCATGGATGGAAGAGCAATCAAGGTTCAGCAACTTTTTAAGGGCCAAAATCAGCTTGATTTAAGAGGCTTTAAAAACGGCAGCTACATTGCGCACGCACAATTCGAAAACGATTCGATTTCAGAGAGATTCAACGTAATTAATTAA